A genomic segment from Polyangium mundeleinium encodes:
- the tssK gene encoding type VI secretion system baseplate subunit TssK yields MSADDIPLAIQWHDGMLLSPQHFQEADRRSERLLAYHLGQASPYHHGIVSLKLAEGTLGSGLLRIQQVEAIMPDGTLVHHVGGKHDLSVDLRPQAALVRDAPATVYLAVPRAQAAVSASAADLARHRSAEGAPVVDEHTGEDPLEIPRIAPSVRLLVAAEPPPRLVCLPIARVRLEGEAFVSTGYIPPTLGVAPGSELDEMCQRLAGRLREKAMRLAEKANFLSRTTDRELIGEVRRQIQCLVAALPPFETVLYSERPHPFSLFVALTGLLGQISSLARTPVPPLLPKYRHDDLRATFENARDHIFRMVDEGIIESFTAYPFDLKDGKYNVLFQREFRTRALVVAVRVQRGVREDQLLNWMNGALIGAPARLRTMQESRILGAGRKRVERNGDLVATPGILLFELEEQSVYLDPGEPLTLCNTADPTGQSGPSEAVLYVKSG; encoded by the coding sequence ATGAGCGCCGACGACATTCCGCTCGCGATTCAATGGCATGACGGGATGCTCCTGTCGCCGCAGCACTTCCAGGAGGCCGATCGCAGGTCCGAGCGCCTGCTCGCCTACCACCTCGGACAGGCCTCGCCGTACCACCACGGCATCGTCTCGCTGAAGCTCGCCGAAGGCACGCTCGGCAGCGGTCTCCTTCGTATCCAGCAGGTCGAGGCCATCATGCCCGATGGCACCCTCGTCCATCACGTCGGGGGCAAACACGATCTCTCCGTCGATCTGCGCCCCCAGGCCGCGCTCGTCCGCGACGCACCCGCCACCGTGTACCTCGCCGTCCCGCGCGCGCAGGCGGCCGTCTCCGCCTCCGCCGCGGACCTCGCGCGCCATCGCTCCGCCGAGGGCGCGCCCGTCGTCGACGAACACACCGGCGAGGATCCCCTCGAGATCCCGCGCATCGCGCCGAGCGTCCGCCTCCTCGTCGCCGCCGAACCTCCGCCGCGCCTCGTGTGCTTGCCCATCGCGCGCGTCCGCCTCGAAGGCGAGGCGTTCGTCTCGACCGGTTACATCCCGCCCACCCTCGGCGTCGCGCCTGGCTCGGAGCTCGACGAGATGTGTCAACGTCTTGCCGGTCGTCTGCGCGAGAAGGCGATGCGCCTCGCCGAGAAGGCGAACTTCCTGTCGCGCACCACCGATCGCGAGCTCATCGGCGAGGTGCGCCGCCAGATCCAGTGCCTCGTCGCGGCGCTCCCTCCGTTCGAGACCGTCCTCTACTCCGAGCGCCCGCACCCGTTCTCGCTCTTCGTCGCGCTCACGGGCCTGCTCGGACAGATCTCGTCGCTCGCGCGCACGCCCGTCCCGCCGCTCCTCCCGAAGTACCGGCACGACGACCTCCGCGCGACCTTCGAGAACGCCCGCGACCACATCTTCCGCATGGTCGACGAGGGCATCATCGAGTCCTTCACGGCCTACCCGTTCGATCTCAAGGACGGCAAGTACAACGTCCTCTTCCAGCGCGAGTTCCGTACACGCGCCCTCGTCGTCGCCGTCCGCGTGCAGCGCGGCGTCCGCGAGGATCAGCTCCTCAACTGGATGAACGGCGCGCTCATCGGCGCCCCGGCGCGCCTCCGCACGATGCAGGAGAGCCGCATCCTCGGCGCCGGACGCAAGCGCGTCGAGCGCAACGGCGATCTCGTCGCCACGCCCGGCATCTTGCTCTTCGAGCTCGAAGAGCAGAGCGTCTACCTCGACCCGGGCGAACCGCTCACCTTGTGCAACACGGCCGATCCGACGGGGCAGAGCGGGCCCTCCGAGGCGGTCCTCTACGTGAAGAGCGGGTAG
- a CDS encoding DotU family type IV/VI secretion system protein: MAASPGRPALSPKQAALRDQRVLVDAFCNFHADVVTQKRVVVASGGVLPHDAVQQRLLDAFEQQAGKIQGSLPEHERRLFEETRYVMIAMADEVFLHLDWTGKEPWADKPLESVVFQTRDSGDRFFNRIDDALNGRIPASSQLLTVYLTALALGFRGRYAPLGTGEPETYRQRIVDFLARTDPEIVRGEELCPQAHEHTTNDAQQKRLPSLSRGLLPFLVVILGWIVIGEILWLYRTAELDDVLDRIEDAT; the protein is encoded by the coding sequence ATGGCTGCTTCTCCGGGACGACCCGCGCTCTCCCCCAAGCAGGCTGCCCTGCGGGATCAACGCGTCCTCGTCGACGCGTTCTGCAACTTCCACGCGGACGTCGTCACGCAGAAGCGCGTTGTCGTCGCCTCGGGCGGCGTGCTCCCGCACGACGCCGTCCAGCAGCGCCTCCTCGACGCGTTCGAGCAACAAGCGGGCAAGATCCAGGGCTCGCTCCCCGAGCACGAGCGCCGCCTCTTCGAGGAGACCCGCTACGTCATGATCGCCATGGCCGACGAGGTCTTCCTCCACCTCGACTGGACCGGCAAGGAGCCCTGGGCGGACAAACCGCTCGAGTCCGTCGTCTTCCAGACGCGCGACTCGGGAGACCGATTCTTCAACCGCATCGACGACGCCCTCAACGGACGTATCCCCGCCTCGTCGCAGCTCCTCACCGTCTACCTCACGGCCCTCGCGCTCGGCTTCCGCGGACGGTATGCGCCGCTCGGCACCGGCGAGCCCGAGACCTACCGCCAGCGCATCGTCGACTTCCTCGCCCGCACCGATCCCGAAATCGTCCGTGGAGAAGAGCTCTGCCCCCAGGCGCACGAGCACACCACGAACGACGCGCAGCAGAAGCGTTTGCCCTCCCTCTCCCGAGGCCTCCTGCCGTTCCTCGTCGTCATCCTCGGCTGGATCGTCATCGGTGAGATCCTCTGGCTCTATCGCACGGCCGAGCTCGACGACGTGCTCGACCGCATCGAGGACGCCACGTGA
- a CDS encoding type VI secretion system protein — protein sequence MLGWSSPHPPFTEGSEDWVEEALGTVRDALLRYQARRFAGAPVVRSPDDFFLFPSEIESLADGLRTYVDPVFLEGAGQETLTLRGIYFCGLADPPAGPPQLTAPGAAPAAPAPPKPAGAAAPGKVLFTKDLFEHKVFAERNLGKPAATALRRRQRINLALQIVACCLGGAFLAALWIDASRLERRTTAVMPFLRDVQSNVLQAKSETPGTEASFDTKKLRAKALIEKLETIEESGRLRSPLNPASWWGRLDRRVDTAFVVALEHVLVDTFRAGLTEEATHLLRPLPPQPPPDAFFPLSVEKSQEYINLETWLRELTAFEAHVARHDGLLGELPKDATPDARMQSVADLSDYLLGYKTSPTIAVDYYRNALTRGARRQPFDLAPRRDPAREKATALFKGLQDRVLEAYSDAVVRADVEQLVQSLKDLETKGAEYTAQDLWTLRDAIARVEAHLGAPTLSWVSGESLPPNEGIAGLLKTVKNSRLLGADVEASLRSGVDARLLDLKTYVASAGAPLSGPILERKGGVLLMRLSPFILGLKAPIDALRQQTFMTAEEEKTLTPDLDRSRVDWDAEVLKEAARLPKDYETFLQGGVLKTVDARIRNTISDLTVRQIKASTLGAVARAARPATPLPGNNNRQFETVRGDATNLGQAMAPIREMIGAFVRLRMDDTRDRLRELLRGQGSEVLGRAADVLRAENLYGLKKGGFTWWDGKGTPAFEAFSVPDAGRLSEYAAAQRTRAATMHKELAEPLLAAMESPEVAGDASGDPNVSLWQNVAWPLKDYENKKAGNGVSNLETFMLSDLPLITAKNCIAELDKRAGVDGSGGFFAGKQKYIVEELRERCRVLASEEMRDRYAALRRTFNRELSGKFPFVKIEPGIRVEDARPETVRRFLQDAADFRSDFGYVLGKDTKASAGEVGRFLEKIEAVRAFMMPMWAQVESAEDGIYDVKVEFRVNPALEVGGNRIADWAMRLADERLFRDGPKAEASWRVNDPVRVDLRWAKSSLDVPLSTQGPNVFVNDRTVTFEERGPWALLRMIAFHQSSARDGSQKTEGGSHVLGFVVQSSPDPTGGFIERVGTDANTVRVFVRLALTGVEKDRMLRYPEFPAIAPNL from the coding sequence ATCCTCGGTTGGTCGAGCCCGCACCCGCCCTTCACCGAGGGCTCCGAGGACTGGGTCGAAGAAGCGCTCGGCACCGTCCGGGATGCACTCCTCCGCTACCAGGCGCGACGGTTTGCCGGCGCCCCCGTCGTCCGCTCCCCCGACGACTTCTTCCTCTTCCCGAGCGAGATCGAGTCGCTCGCCGACGGCCTGCGCACCTACGTCGATCCCGTCTTCCTCGAAGGCGCCGGCCAGGAGACGCTCACCCTCCGCGGCATCTACTTCTGCGGCCTCGCCGATCCGCCCGCGGGCCCCCCGCAGCTCACGGCCCCCGGCGCCGCCCCCGCTGCGCCCGCGCCGCCGAAGCCCGCGGGGGCCGCCGCGCCGGGCAAGGTCCTCTTCACGAAGGATCTGTTCGAGCACAAAGTGTTCGCCGAGCGGAACCTCGGCAAGCCCGCGGCCACCGCGCTCCGCCGCCGCCAGCGCATCAACCTCGCGCTCCAGATCGTGGCGTGTTGCCTCGGCGGCGCCTTCCTCGCGGCCCTCTGGATCGACGCCTCGCGCCTCGAACGCCGCACGACCGCGGTGATGCCTTTCCTGCGCGACGTCCAGAGCAACGTCCTGCAGGCGAAGAGCGAGACCCCGGGCACCGAGGCGAGCTTCGACACCAAGAAGCTCCGCGCCAAGGCCCTCATCGAGAAGCTCGAGACGATCGAGGAGTCGGGCCGCCTGCGCTCGCCGCTGAACCCGGCGTCCTGGTGGGGCCGCCTCGACCGCCGCGTCGACACGGCCTTCGTCGTCGCGCTCGAACACGTCCTCGTCGATACGTTCCGCGCCGGCCTCACCGAGGAGGCCACGCACCTGCTCCGCCCGCTCCCGCCGCAGCCCCCGCCCGACGCGTTTTTCCCGCTCAGCGTCGAGAAGAGCCAGGAGTACATCAACCTCGAAACGTGGCTCCGCGAGCTCACCGCGTTCGAGGCCCACGTCGCGCGCCACGATGGCCTGCTCGGCGAGCTGCCCAAGGACGCCACGCCCGACGCCCGCATGCAGAGCGTCGCTGATCTCTCGGACTACCTGCTCGGCTACAAGACCTCGCCCACGATCGCGGTCGACTACTACCGCAACGCCCTCACCCGCGGCGCGCGCCGTCAACCGTTTGACCTCGCCCCGCGTCGGGATCCTGCGCGCGAGAAGGCCACGGCGCTCTTCAAGGGCCTGCAGGATCGTGTCCTCGAAGCCTACAGCGACGCCGTCGTCCGCGCCGACGTCGAGCAGCTCGTGCAGAGCCTCAAGGATCTGGAGACCAAGGGCGCCGAGTACACCGCGCAGGATCTCTGGACCCTGCGCGACGCGATCGCGCGCGTCGAAGCGCACCTCGGCGCGCCCACGCTCTCCTGGGTCTCGGGCGAGTCGCTCCCGCCGAACGAGGGCATCGCGGGTCTCTTGAAGACCGTCAAGAACTCGCGCCTCCTCGGCGCCGACGTCGAGGCGTCGTTGCGCAGTGGCGTCGACGCGCGCCTGCTCGACCTCAAGACCTACGTCGCGAGCGCCGGCGCGCCCCTCTCCGGGCCCATCCTGGAGCGCAAGGGCGGTGTCCTGCTCATGCGCCTCTCGCCCTTCATCCTCGGGCTCAAGGCGCCCATCGACGCGCTCCGCCAGCAGACGTTCATGACGGCCGAGGAGGAGAAGACCCTCACGCCCGATCTCGATCGGTCGCGCGTCGACTGGGACGCCGAGGTCCTCAAGGAGGCCGCGCGCCTGCCCAAGGACTACGAGACCTTCCTCCAGGGCGGCGTGCTCAAGACGGTCGACGCGCGCATCCGCAACACCATCTCCGATCTCACGGTCCGCCAGATCAAGGCGAGCACCCTCGGCGCCGTCGCCCGCGCCGCGCGCCCGGCGACGCCGCTGCCTGGGAACAACAATCGCCAGTTCGAAACCGTCCGCGGCGACGCGACGAACCTCGGCCAGGCGATGGCCCCCATCCGCGAGATGATCGGCGCGTTCGTCCGCCTGCGCATGGACGACACGCGCGATCGGCTGCGCGAGCTCTTGCGTGGCCAGGGCTCCGAGGTCCTCGGCCGCGCCGCCGACGTCCTCCGCGCCGAGAACCTCTACGGCCTCAAGAAGGGCGGCTTCACCTGGTGGGACGGCAAAGGCACGCCGGCCTTCGAGGCGTTCAGCGTCCCCGACGCCGGCCGTTTGTCCGAGTATGCCGCGGCCCAGCGCACGCGCGCGGCCACGATGCACAAGGAGCTCGCCGAGCCTTTGCTCGCGGCCATGGAAAGCCCCGAGGTCGCGGGCGACGCGAGCGGCGATCCCAACGTCTCGCTCTGGCAGAACGTCGCCTGGCCGCTCAAGGATTACGAAAACAAGAAGGCGGGCAACGGGGTCTCGAACCTGGAGACCTTCATGCTCTCCGACCTGCCGCTCATCACGGCGAAGAACTGCATCGCCGAGCTCGACAAACGCGCCGGCGTCGACGGCTCGGGCGGCTTTTTCGCGGGCAAACAGAAGTACATCGTCGAGGAGCTGCGCGAGCGCTGCCGTGTCCTCGCGAGCGAGGAGATGCGGGATCGTTATGCCGCGCTCCGTCGCACCTTCAACCGTGAGCTCTCGGGCAAGTTCCCCTTCGTCAAGATCGAGCCGGGCATTCGCGTCGAGGACGCGCGCCCCGAGACCGTGCGGCGGTTCCTCCAGGACGCGGCCGATTTCCGCTCCGATTTCGGGTATGTCCTCGGCAAGGACACGAAGGCCTCGGCCGGCGAGGTCGGGCGATTCCTCGAAAAGATCGAGGCCGTCCGCGCCTTCATGATGCCCATGTGGGCGCAGGTCGAGTCGGCCGAGGACGGCATCTACGACGTCAAGGTCGAGTTCCGCGTCAATCCCGCCCTCGAGGTCGGCGGCAACCGCATCGCCGACTGGGCCATGCGGCTCGCGGACGAGCGCCTCTTCCGCGACGGCCCCAAGGCCGAAGCGAGCTGGCGCGTGAACGACCCCGTCCGCGTCGATCTGCGCTGGGCGAAGAGCAGCCTCGACGTGCCGCTCTCGACGCAGGGCCCGAATGTCTTCGTGAACGATCGGACCGTCACGTTCGAGGAGCGCGGCCCCTGGGCGCTCTTGCGCATGATCGCGTTCCACCAGAGCTCCGCGCGTGACGGCTCGCAGAAGACCGAGGGCGGATCCCACGTGCTCGGCTTCGTCGTGCAATCGTCGCCCGATCCGACGGGCGGCTTCATCGAGCGCGTCGGCACCGACGCCAACACCGTCCGTGTCTTCGTCCGCCTCGCGCTCACCGGCGTCGAGAAGGACCGGATGCTCAGATACCCCGAGTTCCCCGCGATCGCTCCGAACCTTTAG
- the tssA gene encoding type VI secretion system protein TssA: MSTKAPLIDLETLLLPISEEAPCGSSLRYEGTYDRVREARREDDPSLPMGEWETKLKVADFALVDKLCQDALRKKSKDLQIAAWLVEAWLRRSRVKGLGQGLSLVAGLCERYWDGLFPALGDDADASARVALYEWMDDILSDRLRRTPFGDGDGAFSLLDWDLGGQAAPPDGDGEGARPTRESLLAKISLGGAATRWSEIALDAGTSIMAAEAAEAAIATHVPRPPTLRRVREVLGQIEVLARDAARINGESVPEASASAASPPPLGSAAAAAAAAAFTAPGGGGGGGGSFAIASRADAYYRLAEAAEYLMRTEPHSPVPYLVKRAVQWGNMSLAQLLYEFVGNPDDLVAIQRLLGMRGREE; the protein is encoded by the coding sequence ATGTCGACGAAGGCCCCGCTCATCGATCTGGAGACGCTTCTCCTGCCCATCTCCGAGGAGGCGCCTTGTGGCTCGTCTCTCCGGTACGAAGGCACGTACGACCGCGTGCGCGAGGCGCGTCGCGAGGACGATCCCTCGCTGCCCATGGGCGAATGGGAGACCAAGCTCAAGGTCGCCGACTTCGCGCTCGTGGACAAACTTTGCCAGGACGCGCTGCGCAAGAAATCGAAGGACCTCCAGATCGCGGCCTGGCTCGTCGAGGCCTGGCTCCGGCGCTCCCGCGTGAAGGGCCTCGGCCAGGGTTTGTCCCTCGTCGCCGGGCTCTGCGAGCGGTACTGGGACGGCCTCTTCCCCGCGCTCGGCGACGACGCCGATGCCTCGGCGCGCGTCGCGCTTTACGAGTGGATGGACGACATCCTCTCGGATCGCCTGCGCCGCACGCCGTTCGGGGACGGCGACGGGGCGTTTTCGCTGCTCGATTGGGATCTCGGCGGACAGGCTGCGCCGCCCGACGGGGACGGCGAGGGCGCGCGGCCGACACGAGAATCGCTCCTCGCCAAGATCTCGCTCGGCGGCGCGGCGACGCGCTGGTCCGAGATCGCGCTCGACGCGGGCACGTCGATCATGGCGGCCGAGGCGGCCGAGGCGGCGATCGCGACGCACGTCCCGCGCCCGCCCACGCTCCGCCGCGTGCGGGAGGTCCTCGGGCAGATCGAGGTCCTCGCGCGTGACGCGGCGCGCATCAATGGCGAGAGTGTCCCGGAGGCGAGCGCGTCCGCGGCGAGCCCGCCGCCGCTCGGATCGGCTGCGGCGGCCGCGGCCGCGGCGGCGTTCACGGCGCCGGGCGGGGGAGGGGGAGGCGGCGGCTCGTTTGCGATCGCGAGCCGCGCCGACGCTTATTATCGGCTCGCCGAGGCGGCCGAGTACCTCATGCGGACCGAGCCGCACAGCCCGGTCCCATACCTGGTCAAACGTGCGGTGCAGTGGGGCAACATGTCGCTCGCCCAGCTCCTCTACGAGTTCGTGGGGAACCCCGACGATCTCGTGGCGATACAGCGCTTGCTCGGGATGCGCGGGAGGGAGGAGTAA
- the tssB gene encoding type VI secretion system contractile sheath small subunit: MAESKQHWLDRNRPPRVQITYDVETGNAIEKKEIPFVVGVLSDLGQNPANPLPKLKERKFVEIDRDNFNDVLASTKPEITVKVDDVIKGAGKISIPLTFTHLDDFRPERLVERIPELRKLLRARERLNDLLGKLEGNDELSAALREVMESTEALQKITAEVSKDQS, encoded by the coding sequence ATGGCAGAGAGCAAGCAGCACTGGCTGGACCGAAACCGTCCGCCTCGTGTGCAGATCACGTACGACGTCGAGACGGGCAACGCAATCGAGAAGAAAGAGATCCCGTTCGTGGTCGGCGTGTTGAGCGATCTGGGGCAGAACCCGGCGAATCCGCTGCCCAAGTTGAAGGAGCGCAAGTTCGTCGAGATCGACCGCGACAATTTCAACGACGTCCTCGCCTCGACGAAGCCGGAGATCACGGTGAAGGTCGACGACGTGATCAAGGGGGCGGGGAAGATCTCGATCCCGCTCACGTTCACGCACCTCGACGATTTCCGGCCCGAGCGCCTCGTCGAGCGCATCCCGGAGCTCCGCAAGCTGCTCCGCGCGCGCGAGCGCCTGAACGACCTCCTCGGCAAGCTCGAGGGCAACGACGAGCTCTCGGCGGCGCTGCGTGAGGTCATGGAGAGCACCGAGGCTCTCCAGAAGATCACGGCGGAAGTTTCCAAGGATCAGAGCTAG
- the tssC gene encoding type VI secretion system contractile sheath large subunit has translation MPETTSVKQLIASSADGGAIIDQILAEGAMVRGDNPVQKKHARDIVGEFCQQILDERDPKDKQRAIDLGAVAAIQDRINEIDEIIGKQLDVILHAPEFQYLEARWRGLHYLVMNTETSTRLKIRVINVRKDELRKDFEASPEFDRSSLFKKVYEEEYGTFGGAPYGLLLGDYEFDGSSPDVGLLTELSKVAAAAHAPFISASSPYLFDMENFGQIGVPGDLAKLFESTQLIQWKEFRETEDSRYVGLVLPHVLMRLPYGPKGVPVDGFMYEENVGAEDKNFLWGNAAYALGQRITNAFAHYGWCAAIRGVEGGGLVENLPVHVFKTSEGDLAVKTPTEVAITDRRENELSELGFISLCYRKNSGQAAFFGGATANKPKVYNLPSATANARLSAQLPYIMATSRFAHYIKVMMRDKIGSFMTKDNVSSYLNNWIADYVLLNDDAGQDTKARLPLREARIDVTDVPGKPGAYRAVVFLKPHFQLNELTVSMRLVADLPPPVA, from the coding sequence ATGCCGGAAACTACGAGCGTCAAGCAACTCATCGCCTCGAGCGCGGACGGCGGGGCGATCATCGATCAGATCCTCGCCGAGGGCGCGATGGTTCGGGGGGACAACCCCGTCCAGAAGAAGCACGCCCGCGACATCGTCGGAGAGTTCTGCCAGCAGATCCTCGACGAGCGGGATCCGAAGGACAAGCAGCGCGCCATTGATCTCGGCGCGGTGGCGGCCATTCAGGATCGCATCAACGAGATCGACGAGATCATCGGCAAGCAGCTCGACGTGATCCTGCACGCGCCCGAGTTCCAGTATCTCGAAGCGCGGTGGCGGGGCCTGCACTACCTCGTCATGAACACGGAGACGAGCACGCGGCTCAAGATTCGCGTGATCAACGTCCGCAAGGACGAGCTCCGCAAGGATTTCGAGGCCTCGCCCGAGTTCGATCGCAGCTCGCTCTTCAAGAAGGTGTACGAGGAGGAGTACGGCACGTTTGGCGGCGCGCCCTACGGCCTGCTCCTCGGCGACTACGAGTTCGACGGTTCGAGCCCGGACGTCGGCCTCTTGACCGAGCTTTCGAAGGTCGCGGCGGCGGCGCACGCGCCGTTCATCTCGGCGTCGAGCCCGTACCTCTTCGACATGGAGAACTTCGGCCAGATCGGCGTGCCCGGTGATCTCGCCAAGCTCTTCGAGAGCACGCAGCTCATCCAGTGGAAGGAGTTCCGCGAGACCGAGGACAGCCGTTACGTCGGCCTCGTCCTGCCGCACGTCCTCATGCGCCTGCCCTATGGCCCGAAGGGCGTGCCGGTGGACGGCTTCATGTACGAGGAGAACGTCGGCGCGGAGGACAAGAACTTCCTCTGGGGCAACGCGGCGTATGCACTCGGCCAGCGGATCACGAACGCGTTCGCGCATTATGGCTGGTGCGCGGCGATCCGCGGCGTCGAGGGCGGCGGCCTCGTCGAGAACCTCCCGGTGCACGTCTTCAAGACGAGCGAGGGTGATCTCGCGGTGAAGACCCCGACCGAGGTGGCGATCACCGATCGTCGCGAGAACGAGCTCTCCGAGCTCGGGTTCATCTCGCTCTGCTATCGCAAGAACAGCGGCCAGGCCGCGTTCTTCGGCGGCGCGACCGCGAACAAGCCCAAGGTGTACAACCTGCCCTCGGCGACGGCGAACGCCCGTCTCTCGGCGCAGCTCCCGTACATCATGGCGACGAGCCGGTTCGCCCATTACATCAAGGTCATGATGCGCGACAAGATCGGCAGCTTCATGACGAAGGACAACGTGTCGTCGTACCTCAACAACTGGATCGCGGACTACGTGCTCCTGAACGACGACGCGGGTCAGGACACGAAGGCGCGGCTGCCTTTGCGCGAGGCGCGGATCGACGTCACCGACGTTCCCGGCAAGCCGGGGGCGTACCGTGCCGTCGTTTTCTTGAAGCCGCACTTCCAGCTCAACGAGCTCACGGTCTCGATGCGCCTCGTGGCGGATCTTCCGCCTCCTGTGGCGTGA
- a CDS encoding Hcp family type VI secretion system effector has product METSFLEIEGVKGESTASQGKDKVEILSFSHGVSMPLTAGASANARSHGRTVHQDFTFSKFLDITSPTLNLKCSGGDNIKKAELTVFQADKNDGDMVLYYKITFEDVILTNVSVSGGSGGRPIETVTFNYRKIKWSYAQQGQPSPAGKKGTAEAGWTLEENKKL; this is encoded by the coding sequence ATGGAAACGAGTTTTTTGGAGATTGAAGGCGTCAAGGGCGAGAGCACGGCGAGCCAGGGCAAGGACAAGGTCGAGATCCTTTCCTTCAGCCACGGCGTCTCGATGCCCCTCACGGCGGGCGCCTCGGCGAACGCGCGTTCGCACGGCCGCACGGTTCATCAGGACTTCACGTTCAGCAAGTTCCTCGACATCACGTCGCCCACGCTGAACCTCAAGTGCAGCGGCGGCGACAACATCAAGAAGGCCGAGCTCACCGTCTTCCAGGCCGACAAGAACGACGGCGACATGGTCCTTTATTACAAGATCACGTTCGAGGACGTGATCCTGACGAACGTCTCGGTGAGCGGCGGCAGCGGCGGTCGTCCCATCGAGACGGTCACGTTCAACTACCGCAAGATCAAGTGGTCGTACGCCCAGCAGGGCCAGCCTTCGCCGGCCGGCAAGAAGGGCACGGCCGAGGCGGGTTGGACGCTCGAGGAGAACAAGAAGCTCTAA
- the tssE gene encoding type VI secretion system baseplate subunit TssE yields MAKAWGSTSAGRVPLFDRLVDENPAQKQEAVPYCTLDRDGLRASVARELGRILGTRSPISGDEALSRQRTTLDYGLPDLELGGRALVPEELRRLVRLVQKTIEAYEPRLQNVRVEIKRREDAAPHARLVVALSATLVTDEVREPLSFEAPLDASQGAL; encoded by the coding sequence ATGGCGAAGGCGTGGGGATCCACGAGCGCGGGCAGGGTTCCCCTGTTCGACCGGTTGGTCGACGAGAACCCTGCTCAAAAACAAGAAGCGGTCCCCTATTGCACCCTCGATCGAGACGGGCTGCGCGCCTCGGTGGCCCGCGAGCTCGGTCGAATCCTCGGCACCCGCAGCCCCATCTCCGGCGACGAGGCTCTCTCCCGGCAGCGCACGACCCTCGATTACGGTTTGCCCGACCTCGAGCTCGGCGGCCGTGCGCTCGTCCCGGAGGAGCTTCGCCGCCTCGTGCGCCTCGTGCAAAAGACGATCGAGGCGTACGAGCCGAGGCTCCAGAACGTACGCGTGGAGATCAAACGACGCGAGGACGCGGCGCCGCATGCGCGCCTCGTGGTCGCGCTCTCGGCGACGCTCGTCACGGACGAGGTGCGTGAGCCGCTCTCCTTCGAGGCTCCGCTCGACGCGAGCCAGGGGGCCTTATGA